One genomic window of Caldivirga maquilingensis IC-167 includes the following:
- a CDS encoding Gfo/Idh/MocA family protein has translation MGLSGQVKVRVGLIGAGGIANVHARYYRELPNVELVGVAEVVKERGVEFAKRWNIPEGNVFTDYREMIDKLNLDAVSITTPHRFHAEPTIYALKHGVNVLVEKPMASTAGEALEMYRAAASSGKILEVGFQNRFEAQIIAAKRIVAGGLLGEFYYGETLADGRRRRGIPTTPTFYTREMAGGGVLLDLGCYAIDNAMNILGFPEVVSVSGHVFTAIGRSRDAIVEGGWGAWDTEKFEVEDFVVAKIVLRNGGVLMLKEAWAMHNNELGRPFYMGTRGGIKLNPLEVYRDEWGHMTTTTVQLPNRDAWRDKIGKFIDAVINGKPSPIDPRENVYEQFILEAIYESARQNGAEVKLTIPDEVKPILNQYTKGA, from the coding sequence ATGGGTTTGAGTGGTCAGGTTAAGGTTAGGGTTGGTTTAATAGGTGCTGGTGGTATTGCTAACGTTCATGCAAGGTACTATAGGGAGCTTCCCAATGTGGAGTTAGTGGGTGTTGCTGAGGTGGTTAAGGAGCGTGGTGTTGAGTTTGCTAAGAGGTGGAATATTCCTGAGGGGAACGTGTTCACTGATTATAGGGAGATGATTGATAAGCTTAACTTGGATGCGGTTAGTATTACCACGCCGCATAGATTCCACGCTGAACCAACAATATATGCCCTTAAGCATGGTGTTAATGTGCTTGTTGAGAAGCCCATGGCATCAACAGCCGGTGAGGCTCTTGAAATGTATAGGGCTGCCGCCTCATCTGGGAAGATTCTTGAGGTTGGTTTTCAGAATAGGTTTGAGGCTCAGATAATTGCGGCTAAGAGGATTGTAGCCGGTGGTCTCCTTGGGGAATTCTACTATGGTGAAACCCTGGCTGATGGTAGGAGACGTAGAGGTATCCCCACTACTCCAACATTCTACACTAGGGAAATGGCTGGTGGTGGTGTTTTACTCGACTTAGGCTGCTACGCCATTGATAATGCAATGAATATTCTAGGCTTCCCTGAGGTGGTTAGTGTTAGTGGTCATGTTTTCACAGCAATTGGGAGGAGTAGGGATGCTATTGTTGAGGGTGGGTGGGGTGCCTGGGATACTGAGAAGTTTGAGGTTGAGGACTTCGTTGTGGCTAAGATAGTACTTAGGAATGGGGGCGTGTTGATGCTTAAGGAGGCTTGGGCGATGCATAATAATGAGCTTGGTAGACCATTCTACATGGGGACTAGGGGAGGCATTAAGCTTAACCCACTTGAGGTTTACAGGGATGAGTGGGGCCACATGACCACAACCACGGTGCAGTTACCTAATAGGGATGCGTGGAGGGATAAGATTGGTAAATTCATCGATGCTGTGATTAATGGTAAACCATCGCCAATAGACCCGAGGGAAAACGTCTATGAGCAATTCATACTCGAGGCCATATATGAGTCCGCTAGGCAGAATGGTGCTGAGGTTAAGTTAACCATACCTGATGAGGTTAAGCCAATACTAAACCAATACACTAAGGGTGCTTAA
- a CDS encoding Gfo/Idh/MocA family protein produces the protein MVVKVALVSFAHVHAPGHVEQLLKRSDVEVLGAFDDNEERGRHYANRYGLRLFKTIDELIKAKPDIAVIDSETSKHKYYIELLAESSIHLFCEKPIGVNLKDALEISNIVKRHGVLFTTGFNSRLNPENTKAREILSSGALGKVSMIRVRVAHPGAIDKWFKDWSEWFTVSQYSGGGGFLDLGIHGADLLRFLLNDEAVEVTGIVSNFTGNYNIDDQGAAVVKFSKGTLGILDAGWTQVLEGLPWSPLEIYGEEGSLIRVELGLMYYTRKQSGWFKPRLQGAVKTTLDELIDAVSKGSQLSVVIDDAVKAQEIIEAAYRSSAEGRVIKLPLT, from the coding sequence ATGGTTGTTAAAGTAGCCTTAGTGAGCTTCGCCCATGTACACGCCCCAGGGCATGTGGAGCAATTGCTTAAGAGGAGTGATGTTGAGGTATTGGGTGCATTCGATGATAATGAGGAGAGGGGTAGGCATTACGCTAATAGGTATGGGTTAAGGTTATTTAAGACAATTGATGAGTTAATTAAGGCTAAGCCAGACATAGCCGTAATTGATTCAGAGACATCAAAGCATAAGTACTACATTGAATTACTGGCTGAAAGCAGTATTCACTTATTCTGCGAGAAGCCTATTGGCGTTAACCTTAAGGATGCCTTAGAGATAAGTAACATAGTTAAGAGGCATGGCGTATTATTCACAACGGGCTTCAACTCAAGGCTTAACCCGGAGAACACTAAGGCTAGGGAAATCCTATCCAGTGGTGCCTTAGGGAAGGTAAGCATGATTAGGGTAAGGGTGGCTCACCCAGGAGCCATTGATAAGTGGTTTAAGGATTGGAGTGAATGGTTCACTGTAAGCCAATACTCAGGGGGTGGTGGTTTCCTTGACCTAGGTATACATGGGGCTGACCTACTAAGGTTCCTGCTTAATGATGAAGCCGTTGAGGTCACGGGCATTGTAAGCAACTTCACGGGTAACTACAATATTGATGATCAAGGAGCAGCAGTGGTAAAGTTCAGTAAGGGGACTTTAGGCATATTGGATGCCGGGTGGACCCAGGTCCTTGAGGGCTTACCCTGGTCACCCCTTGAGATTTACGGTGAGGAAGGTTCATTAATTAGGGTTGAGCTTGGTCTAATGTACTACACTAGGAAACAGAGTGGTTGGTTTAAACCAAGGCTACAGGGCGCGGTTAAAACAACCTTGGACGAACTTATTGACGCCGTTTCCAAGGGGTCTCAATTAAGCGTAGTGATTGATGACGCCGTTAAGGCACAGGAGATAATTGAGGCTGCGTATAGGAGTAGTGCAGAGGGTAGGGTTATTAAATTACCATTAACATGA